In Paenibacillus hexagrammi, the following are encoded in one genomic region:
- a CDS encoding efflux RND transporter periplasmic adaptor subunit has translation MNMGSMRQRKVKYRSLGVLALLSAAAIMAAGCGVPGGAGPATAQLAPRAVKTEVITKQKISSPVEQVADVAAGTTLDVTPKASGEVTEVLKKRGEYVEKGEVLFVIDDKDAVSNKRKSELQLRSAQEALQSARDNKVNNRKDLVDNVTKAETAAHNAQQDYNKIRNDFDSGLATEHQVEQSKQALDSAQMNLESMQNKLSAFDNTDAIASAQTQADSASLALEDATRALDNYEVKAPGSGILTDFNVVAGQTVSAAAGKVGQVQAVDPVKIKTELAETNYELVKGKQELVYYNPDTPDVKQSAKISYLAPIMSAATKTYTLELEVPNPDHTIQPGTRYMIQLTTDAEEQVVAVPTLSIIREESDTFVFVQQGDQYQKRKVKLGRINGENQEILEGVKEGELLVVTGQNTLSDGQKVDAAPSPAATTATTPAAK, from the coding sequence ATGAATATGGGTAGTATGCGTCAACGGAAAGTCAAATATCGATCATTAGGTGTATTGGCCTTATTGAGCGCGGCCGCGATTATGGCGGCAGGTTGCGGGGTGCCGGGCGGAGCGGGTCCGGCCACTGCTCAGCTCGCACCGAGGGCTGTGAAGACGGAAGTGATCACGAAGCAGAAGATCAGTAGTCCCGTCGAGCAGGTTGCTGACGTTGCAGCGGGTACGACACTGGACGTCACCCCTAAGGCTAGCGGTGAAGTTACGGAAGTGCTGAAAAAACGAGGAGAATACGTGGAGAAAGGCGAAGTCCTTTTCGTCATCGATGATAAAGATGCAGTTTCGAACAAACGCAAGAGCGAGCTGCAGCTGCGAAGCGCACAGGAAGCTTTGCAGTCCGCAAGAGATAACAAAGTCAACAACCGCAAGGATTTGGTGGACAATGTGACGAAAGCGGAGACAGCAGCACACAATGCGCAGCAGGATTATAATAAAATCCGGAATGATTTCGACTCCGGTCTTGCGACCGAGCATCAAGTCGAGCAATCGAAGCAGGCGCTAGATAGCGCGCAAATGAATCTGGAATCTATGCAGAATAAGCTTTCTGCTTTTGACAATACCGATGCGATCGCTTCGGCTCAGACTCAGGCAGACAGCGCCAGCCTTGCACTTGAAGATGCGACTCGCGCTCTTGATAATTACGAGGTGAAAGCTCCTGGGAGCGGGATCCTTACTGACTTTAACGTCGTAGCTGGGCAAACTGTATCGGCGGCCGCAGGCAAAGTAGGCCAAGTCCAGGCCGTGGATCCGGTTAAAATCAAAACAGAGCTGGCTGAAACCAACTATGAGCTTGTAAAAGGGAAACAAGAGCTGGTGTATTACAATCCGGACACGCCGGATGTAAAACAATCAGCTAAAATCAGCTATTTGGCTCCTATTATGAGCGCAGCTACTAAGACTTATACGCTCGAGCTCGAGGTGCCGAATCCGGATCATACGATCCAACCGGGTACCCGTTACATGATCCAACTGACGACGGATGCCGAAGAACAAGTCGTAGCTGTTCCTACGCTGAGCATTATTCGTGAAGAGTCCGATACCTTTGTATTTGTTCAGCAAGGCGATCAGTACCAGAAGAGAAAGGTGAAGCTCGGACGAATTAACGGAGAAAATCAAGAGATATTGGAGGGCGTGAAGGAAGGCGAGCTGCTTGTAGTAACCGGTCAAAACACGCTTTCCGACGGACAAAAGGTAGATGCAGCGCCTAGCCCTGCAGCAACAACAGCTACAACTCCGGCAGCTAAGTAA
- a CDS encoding efflux RND transporter permease subunit encodes MNRLTKFSMKNVSALFIMMIMLFVGGFYSSTQLKVENMPDVSFPVVVVTTTYTGAPKDVMDEVTDPLEEKLANIEDLDSMTSTSSDNFSLIIMMFKQNVDTDKKKQDVQDLLSEVNLPAAAGTPKASTFGAASSPSNYLVAYAQNGMSQTELDKLFKDTIKPGLEGIKGIDHMDIVGARDTSLDIELDASAMDVYGLSPAQLTGAINAAVAKSPIGSVEISGNDKMARVTGNITSVYELEQLEITTPKGDIVTLSQVAHVKSITESDFNGRLDGNPAIGMILYKASSANAVDFSGEIGKKIQEWKTTMPNVTFKNTYDSADQIKDSISGLIREGIVGAILASIMILVFLRNVRMTLIVLVSIPLSILITLLLMSQLGLTLNTMTLGGIFIAVGRVVDDSIVVIENIYASLEKAQQRNESVIALATSQVSMAITSSTLATVGVFAPLALVTGVVGGFFRPFALTIGCALLSSLIVALTVIPMLAKILVLRGKPGKTHDENQPSKLTNFYESVLSWSLKHRIKTLLIAGLLFVLTIGATIPLLSVSFMPSSKASKTMYFQLKLPYSTSFEATDAKTKEIEKVLMDTKDSNGNKVFDFVEALVGYAGDDESRTPYASQIFVEVNDKVDPDVVKKQMKDFILSELPAGSEVQPKSMEGDYGVSSTDFEYTLQGEDQLQLEKAAALVKEKLNTFPELSEVEDNLSDEKTEIEIAVDQKKARAYGLSASTVRDTARAWIQKQDLGDMKFDNIVYTTTVSLDKTDKDTLEKLGNIPLTSTSGSTVLLKEVAKVSEIQGAASLSREDGKQLVKVSAKINSTNKTAVSAKLAMALKQVELPEGVSPKVGGVSEDVNESFKQLFVAMAAAIFVVYLIMVLAFGNAGAPFAILFSLPLAAIGGLLGLVIAREPLTVTSMIGFLMLIGIVVTNAIVLVDKAQQLRQEGYTVRHALIEAGKVRLRPIIMTAGATIMALMPLALGISSEGGLIGKGLGVVVIGGLTTSTVLTLVVVPIVYELIESMKNRISRMFGRKKGSESAAPNTMEV; translated from the coding sequence ATGAACCGACTTACGAAGTTTTCTATGAAAAACGTCTCGGCCTTATTCATTATGATGATCATGCTGTTTGTGGGCGGATTTTATTCGTCTACACAGCTTAAAGTTGAGAACATGCCGGACGTTTCATTCCCTGTTGTAGTCGTAACGACAACCTACACAGGAGCTCCCAAGGATGTCATGGACGAAGTAACCGATCCGCTTGAGGAGAAGCTGGCCAACATTGAAGACTTGGATTCCATGACTTCAACATCCAGTGATAATTTCTCTTTGATTATCATGATGTTCAAACAAAATGTAGACACAGACAAGAAGAAACAAGATGTGCAAGACCTGCTGTCAGAGGTTAATTTGCCTGCCGCTGCGGGAACACCGAAAGCCTCTACCTTCGGTGCGGCCTCATCTCCTTCCAACTATCTGGTTGCTTACGCTCAGAACGGTATGAGCCAAACCGAGCTGGATAAGTTGTTTAAGGATACGATCAAGCCTGGATTGGAAGGAATAAAAGGCATTGACCATATGGACATTGTCGGTGCGCGTGATACATCACTTGATATTGAATTAGATGCCAGCGCGATGGATGTATATGGTCTATCTCCTGCTCAGCTAACGGGCGCAATTAATGCTGCTGTCGCGAAGAGCCCAATCGGCAGTGTAGAGATCAGCGGCAACGATAAGATGGCTCGGGTAACCGGTAATATTACCAGTGTATACGAATTGGAGCAGCTTGAAATTACAACGCCGAAAGGCGACATTGTCACCTTATCTCAAGTTGCGCATGTGAAATCCATTACGGAGTCCGACTTTAACGGACGACTTGACGGCAACCCTGCAATCGGCATGATTTTGTATAAAGCAAGCAGTGCCAATGCGGTTGACTTTTCCGGAGAGATTGGGAAGAAGATTCAGGAATGGAAGACGACGATGCCGAACGTTACGTTCAAAAACACGTACGACAGCGCCGACCAAATTAAAGATTCCATCTCCGGATTAATTCGCGAGGGTATTGTCGGAGCGATTCTGGCTTCGATTATGATTCTTGTATTCCTGCGTAATGTGCGGATGACGCTGATCGTGCTCGTGTCGATTCCGCTGTCCATTCTGATTACACTGCTTCTCATGTCTCAGCTTGGACTGACGCTTAATACCATGACCCTTGGCGGAATTTTTATTGCAGTGGGAAGGGTCGTCGATGACTCGATTGTTGTTATTGAAAATATTTACGCTTCATTAGAAAAAGCGCAGCAGCGCAATGAGTCGGTTATTGCCTTGGCGACCAGCCAAGTTTCGATGGCGATTACGTCCTCTACACTTGCAACAGTCGGAGTATTTGCTCCGCTTGCATTAGTTACAGGCGTGGTCGGGGGCTTCTTCCGTCCTTTCGCTTTGACGATCGGATGCGCGCTCTTGTCTTCTCTGATCGTTGCTTTGACGGTAATTCCGATGCTGGCGAAAATATTGGTGCTGCGAGGTAAACCTGGCAAAACTCACGATGAGAACCAGCCCAGCAAGCTTACCAACTTCTATGAATCTGTTCTTTCTTGGAGCTTGAAGCACCGGATCAAAACACTTCTGATTGCGGGCTTGCTGTTTGTTCTGACAATTGGGGCAACCATTCCGTTACTATCGGTATCGTTCATGCCGAGCTCCAAGGCGTCCAAGACGATGTATTTTCAATTGAAACTGCCTTATTCTACGTCGTTTGAAGCTACAGACGCCAAGACGAAGGAAATTGAGAAGGTACTGATGGACACCAAGGATTCTAACGGAAATAAAGTGTTCGACTTTGTTGAGGCGCTCGTCGGTTATGCCGGTGACGATGAAAGTCGTACCCCGTATGCTTCGCAAATTTTCGTTGAAGTCAACGATAAAGTTGATCCAGATGTAGTCAAGAAGCAAATGAAAGACTTCATTCTGTCTGAGCTTCCTGCGGGCTCCGAGGTTCAGCCGAAATCCATGGAAGGCGACTACGGAGTTTCGTCAACAGACTTTGAATATACGTTGCAGGGGGAAGATCAGCTTCAGCTGGAGAAAGCAGCCGCACTCGTAAAAGAGAAGCTGAATACATTCCCGGAGCTTAGTGAGGTTGAAGATAATCTTAGCGATGAGAAGACAGAAATCGAAATTGCCGTTGATCAGAAAAAAGCAAGAGCGTATGGTCTAAGTGCATCGACTGTCCGCGATACGGCAAGAGCTTGGATTCAAAAGCAGGATTTAGGCGATATGAAATTTGATAATATTGTGTACACCACAACGGTATCTTTGGACAAAACCGATAAAGATACACTTGAAAAGCTTGGCAACATTCCGCTCACCAGCACGAGCGGCTCGACCGTTTTGTTGAAGGAAGTTGCCAAAGTCAGTGAAATTCAGGGTGCAGCATCCTTGTCCAGAGAAGATGGCAAACAGCTTGTCAAGGTATCGGCTAAAATTAACTCCACCAACAAAACAGCGGTGAGTGCGAAGCTTGCCATGGCCTTGAAACAAGTAGAACTGCCGGAAGGCGTTTCGCCGAAAGTCGGCGGTGTCTCCGAGGATGTCAATGAAAGCTTTAAGCAATTATTCGTAGCGATGGCTGCAGCTATCTTCGTCGTGTACTTGATTATGGTTCTGGCATTCGGTAACGCAGGTGCCCCATTTGCGATCTTGTTCTCCCTGCCGCTGGCAGCGATTGGCGGACTGCTGGGTCTCGTAATTGCGAGGGAGCCGCTGACGGTTACCTCGATGATCGGGTTCCTCATGTTGATTGGTATCGTAGTGACGAATGCGATCGTACTTGTTGATAAAGCACAGCAGCTCAGACAGGAAGGCTACACGGTACGGCATGCCCTGATCGAAGCAGGTAAGGTTCGTCTTCGTCCGATTATCATGACGGCAGGTGCAACGATTATGGCGCTGATGCCGCTTGCGTTAGGAATATCCAGCGAAGGCGGATTGATCGGAAAAGGTCTCGGTGTTGTCGTAATCGGCGGTCTAACTACTTCTACGGTACTAACACTAGTAGTTGTACCGATCGTATATGAGCTTATCGAAAGCATGAAAAACCGAATCAGCCGGATGTTTGGGCGGAAAAAAGGCAGCGAGTCAGCAGCGCCGAACACCATGGAAGTGTAA
- a CDS encoding sensor histidine kinase, which produces MIKTLYLRVVLTFTAVVIVSVLLSFPISLFLYTNQITTEIQNKLLSVGKSVAKMSQEVNSLQLESLLTGSTELNDGYILILYDSLGHSEAYGVQVANPDLHISEQDVKSVLQGKAYKGIEVNYRDFRYPATLRIGVPLTVSGKPYALFVMPQYTEAARKQINIAIISVLSIVLVLGSIFILVASRYIVNPIKKLTLATNRLARGNFDVNVTVKQKDELGLLADSFNHMAGELKQLEQMRQDFVSNVSHEIQSPLTSIRGFSKALRQPDLKEESRLHYLEIIERESERLSRLSENLLKLASLESEHHPFQLTTFDLDEQLRRVVVFYEPQWSEKKLDMELKLPKVKISADADQLNQVWVNLLGNAIKFTPEHGKIEVSLIPYTDHVQVSIKDTGIGIRKEDQEQIFTRFYKGDTSRERSKGGSGLGLAIVRKIIDVHQGTIEVQSELGQGAIFIVSLPILTKHRKK; this is translated from the coding sequence ATGATCAAAACCCTGTATTTACGAGTAGTCCTTACATTTACAGCCGTGGTGATTGTCAGTGTCTTACTTTCTTTTCCGATCTCGTTGTTCCTATACACGAATCAAATTACGACCGAAATTCAGAATAAACTGCTGAGTGTAGGCAAAAGCGTTGCCAAGATGAGCCAGGAAGTGAACTCGCTCCAATTGGAATCGCTATTAACGGGAAGCACGGAGCTTAATGACGGCTATATCCTAATCCTCTACGACAGCCTAGGCCATTCAGAGGCTTACGGCGTGCAAGTGGCTAATCCGGACCTGCACATCTCCGAACAAGATGTTAAGAGTGTCCTGCAAGGGAAGGCGTACAAAGGGATTGAAGTGAATTACCGCGATTTCAGATATCCGGCCACGTTAAGAATCGGAGTCCCTCTTACGGTGAGCGGCAAGCCCTATGCCCTGTTTGTTATGCCTCAATATACGGAAGCAGCACGGAAACAAATCAATATCGCCATTATTTCCGTTTTGTCTATCGTACTGGTTCTAGGCAGTATTTTTATTCTGGTGGCTTCCCGGTATATCGTCAATCCCATCAAGAAATTGACTTTGGCGACCAATCGATTAGCCAGAGGTAATTTTGATGTGAATGTAACGGTGAAGCAAAAGGATGAGCTTGGTCTTCTGGCTGACAGCTTCAATCACATGGCCGGTGAGCTGAAGCAGTTGGAGCAGATGAGACAGGACTTTGTGTCCAATGTCTCGCATGAGATACAGTCTCCTTTAACCTCGATCCGCGGATTTTCGAAAGCGCTGCGTCAGCCTGATCTGAAGGAAGAGTCGCGGCTTCATTATTTAGAGATCATTGAACGCGAGAGTGAGCGGCTCTCTCGGTTAAGCGAGAATCTTCTGAAGCTGGCTTCCTTGGAGTCCGAACACCATCCGTTTCAGCTAACGACCTTTGATCTCGACGAGCAGCTTCGCAGAGTGGTTGTGTTCTATGAACCTCAGTGGTCGGAAAAGAAGCTGGATATGGAGCTTAAGCTGCCCAAGGTGAAGATCAGTGCCGATGCGGATCAACTGAATCAGGTGTGGGTCAATCTACTAGGCAACGCGATTAAATTTACACCTGAGCATGGCAAAATTGAGGTTTCACTTATACCGTATACAGATCATGTGCAAGTATCCATTAAGGATACCGGCATCGGGATACGCAAAGAAGATCAGGAACAGATATTCACTCGCTTTTATAAAGGGGATACCTCCAGAGAGAGAAGCAAGGGCGGCAGCGGTTTGGGACTTGCCATCGTCCGCAAAATCATCGATGTCCATCAAGGAACAATTGAGGTGCAAAGCGAACTGGGACAAGGCGCAATATTTATCGTTTCGCTGCCGATTTTGACCAAGCATAGAAAAAAATGA
- a CDS encoding response regulator transcription factor has translation MAKILVVDDDPDIRELIKVYLIGEGLEVIEASNGLDALEILDRIQTDLVVLDIMMPHMDGWELCRELRARYRDLPLLMVTAKGESTHKVKGFQLGTDDYVVKPFDPVELVMRVKALLKRYRIASSQTVQIGGTQIDRSTYEVRLDGKRFVLPPKEFELLYKLASYPAQIFTRAQLIEQIWGMDYEGDERTVDVHIKRLRERFEPVTDEFHIATIRGLGYRLEVQS, from the coding sequence GTGGCAAAGATACTCGTCGTGGATGATGACCCGGATATTCGCGAGCTGATCAAGGTTTATTTGATTGGCGAGGGCCTGGAGGTCATTGAAGCTAGTAATGGACTTGATGCATTGGAAATTCTGGATCGTATTCAAACCGATTTGGTTGTACTGGATATTATGATGCCTCATATGGACGGCTGGGAGCTTTGCCGCGAGCTCAGAGCCAGATACAGGGATCTGCCTCTGCTAATGGTCACTGCGAAGGGGGAGTCGACGCATAAAGTGAAGGGATTTCAACTAGGGACCGACGATTATGTTGTGAAGCCTTTTGACCCTGTGGAGCTTGTTATGCGGGTGAAGGCCCTGCTTAAGCGATATCGGATCGCCTCGTCGCAAACCGTCCAAATCGGAGGCACACAGATTGACCGGAGCACCTATGAAGTTCGGCTGGACGGAAAGAGGTTCGTTTTACCGCCTAAGGAATTTGAGCTGCTGTATAAGCTAGCAAGCTATCCGGCGCAAATTTTTACAAGAGCCCAGCTTATCGAACAAATTTGGGGAATGGATTACGAAGGCGACGAACGAACGGTGGACGTGCATATTAAGAGATTGCGCGAGCGCTTTGAGCCTGTGACCGACGAGTTTCATATTGCTACCATTCGAGGGTTGGGTTATCGTCTTGAGGTTCAGTCATGA
- the queC gene encoding 7-cyano-7-deazaguanine synthase QueC has translation MVQEEVWKNGANTHMSETVKKAVVILSGGLDSTTCMGIAKAEGYELYPITFDYGQRHRIEIENAKQVAEHYGVGARHKIIKLDFLRDFGGSALTDESIDVPKVSMDAEDSAEIPVTYVPGRNLLFLSIATSYAEVTGSEAIYIGVNALDYSGYPDCRPEFIAKVEEVIELATKVGVEGKGIAIRTPLGEWTKARIIQEGLKLGVPYELSTSCYNGKAEACGECDSCRLRLKGFAEAGSEDPIAYMHR, from the coding sequence ATGGTGCAAGAAGAAGTATGGAAGAATGGAGCGAATACACATATGAGTGAAACTGTGAAAAAAGCGGTCGTCATCCTGAGCGGAGGCTTGGACAGCACGACCTGTATGGGAATCGCGAAAGCGGAAGGATATGAGCTGTACCCGATTACGTTTGACTACGGACAAAGACACCGCATTGAGATCGAAAATGCCAAGCAAGTCGCTGAGCATTACGGTGTAGGCGCGCGTCACAAAATCATCAAGCTGGACTTCCTCAGAGATTTCGGAGGAAGCGCGCTGACAGACGAAAGCATTGATGTGCCGAAGGTATCGATGGATGCGGAGGATTCTGCTGAGATTCCGGTCACGTATGTGCCGGGGCGTAATCTGCTATTCTTGTCCATCGCGACTTCCTATGCGGAGGTTACCGGGTCAGAGGCTATTTATATCGGTGTCAATGCTCTCGATTACAGCGGCTATCCCGATTGCCGTCCGGAATTTATTGCGAAGGTCGAAGAAGTCATTGAATTAGCAACCAAGGTCGGAGTAGAGGGTAAAGGGATCGCGATCCGCACGCCGCTCGGCGAATGGACGAAGGCAAGAATCATTCAAGAAGGCCTGAAGCTGGGCGTGCCGTATGAATTGTCCACTTCTTGCTATAACGGTAAGGCGGAGGCGTGCGGTGAGTGTGACAGCTGCAGACTTCGCTTGAAGGGCTTTGCTGAGGCGGGTTCTGAGGATCCTATCGCGTATATGCATCGCTAG
- the queD gene encoding 6-carboxytetrahydropterin synthase QueD — protein sequence MTYEIPKDVQLLGRDITEQQLKYHHKSVLVSKEFTFDSAHHLHCYEGKCKNLHGHTYKLQVIMRGKVDSRGIAIDFGDIKRIAKERVVDRLDHKYLNVVLPPMNTTAENMVVWMYEQIQEALQEEGLYPAIMLEEIRLWETPTSYAAVTRQMMEEEA from the coding sequence ATGACATATGAAATCCCAAAGGATGTACAACTGCTGGGGCGTGACATCACAGAGCAGCAACTCAAATATCATCACAAATCCGTATTGGTTTCCAAGGAGTTTACGTTTGACAGCGCGCATCATTTGCACTGTTATGAGGGAAAATGTAAAAATCTGCACGGCCACACCTACAAGCTGCAAGTGATTATGCGCGGTAAAGTAGACAGCCGGGGGATCGCTATAGATTTTGGGGATATCAAACGAATTGCCAAAGAGCGTGTTGTCGACCGCTTGGACCACAAATATTTGAACGTTGTACTGCCGCCGATGAACACAACCGCCGAGAATATGGTGGTGTGGATGTACGAGCAAATTCAAGAAGCTTTACAGGAAGAAGGGCTATACCCGGCCATCATGCTGGAGGAAATTCGACTCTGGGAGACTCCGACGAGCTACGCGGCAGTTACCCGCCAGATGATGGAGGAGGAAGCGTAA
- a CDS encoding RsmB/NOP family class I SAM-dependent RNA methyltransferase: MVQLPASYIKQMNDMLGEETPLFLQSYEQPRTQGVRFNPLKADMSSPIIRELIRQFQLEPVPWCSTGFYYEEPLRPGKHPFHQAGLYYIQEPSAMSAVELLAPEPGDIVLDLAAAPGGKTSHIAGKMLGEGILIANEIHPGRAKILSENVERMGIRNAVVTNAAPDRLASKFPAFFDKIMLDAPCSGEGMFRKDHDAIAEWSPQHVTMCAARQMDILPDAVTMLKPGGQMAYSTCTFNKEENEATIDELLRRFPELEVVRTERIWPHKHKGEGHFVALLRKQHTHSDLDESEEASSRMPGKKSKITSNTPSKQQLQKAVKEAMTMFQSLCNEAMPAYQLPTGESLLFGEHLYVLPAAKERPLTIAQLEGLKVLRAGLHLGEVKKNRFEPSHALALAVSHEVLRSARTYDLSPDSAEAHAYLRGETLFTDRSTQGWAIVIVDGLALGWGKESEGQLKNHYPKGLRRF; encoded by the coding sequence ATGGTACAGCTGCCCGCTTCCTATATCAAACAAATGAACGATATGCTGGGAGAAGAAACTCCTCTTTTTCTCCAAAGCTACGAACAACCAAGAACACAAGGGGTTCGCTTCAACCCCCTTAAGGCTGACATGAGCAGTCCGATCATCCGGGAGCTGATCCGGCAATTTCAACTGGAGCCCGTACCCTGGTGCTCTACCGGGTTTTATTACGAGGAACCGCTTCGACCGGGGAAGCATCCGTTTCATCAAGCCGGCCTTTATTACATTCAGGAGCCTTCCGCCATGTCTGCGGTAGAGCTATTGGCACCAGAGCCTGGCGACATTGTATTGGACCTGGCCGCTGCGCCAGGAGGCAAGACCTCGCACATCGCAGGCAAAATGCTCGGCGAAGGCATTCTGATCGCCAATGAAATTCATCCGGGCAGAGCCAAGATTCTCTCTGAGAATGTAGAACGCATGGGCATCCGCAATGCGGTCGTCACCAATGCCGCGCCAGATCGGCTGGCAAGTAAATTCCCAGCCTTCTTTGATAAAATCATGTTGGATGCTCCTTGCTCCGGAGAGGGGATGTTCCGCAAGGATCACGATGCCATTGCCGAGTGGTCGCCGCAGCATGTCACGATGTGCGCTGCCAGACAAATGGATATTTTGCCGGATGCCGTAACGATGCTAAAGCCCGGCGGCCAGATGGCCTACTCCACCTGTACGTTTAATAAGGAAGAAAACGAAGCTACAATAGATGAGTTGTTGCGGAGATTTCCAGAGCTGGAAGTAGTGCGAACTGAACGGATATGGCCGCATAAGCATAAAGGGGAAGGACATTTCGTGGCGCTGCTGCGAAAGCAGCATACACATTCCGATCTCGATGAATCAGAGGAAGCATCATCGCGCATGCCAGGCAAGAAGAGCAAGATCACGTCGAACACGCCATCCAAACAGCAGCTGCAAAAAGCCGTTAAAGAAGCGATGACGATGTTTCAAAGCTTATGTAACGAAGCAATGCCTGCTTATCAGCTTCCAACAGGAGAGTCGCTTCTATTCGGTGAGCATCTGTATGTGCTGCCTGCGGCGAAAGAACGTCCATTGACGATAGCCCAATTGGAAGGATTGAAGGTACTTCGCGCCGGTCTGCATCTGGGCGAGGTAAAGAAGAACCGCTTCGAACCGTCGCATGCTTTAGCTCTAGCGGTGTCACATGAGGTGCTGCGCTCTGCTAGGACGTACGATTTGAGCCCGGATTCCGCAGAAGCTCACGCTTATCTCCGCGGCGAGACCCTTTTCACCGATCGAAGCACACAGGGCTGGGCGATTGTAATCGTGGACGGCTTGGCTCTGGGATGGGGCAAAGAAAGCGAAGGTCAGCTCAAGAATCATTATCCCAAAGGCTTGCGCCGATTCTGA
- a CDS encoding nitroreductase family protein: MSQQAIQSEVLKVLAERHSVKEYQAGHKMPKEHLEQLLTSTTQAPSSWNLQHWKFVVIEDQAYKEKLLPIAYGQKQIVESSVVIAVLGDLEANKNYELVFGPLLEAGHMPKELYDNLAGQVEGAYKYPQVARDEAVRNASLAAMQLMIAAKALGYETCPMGGYDAARFVKEFNVPERYVPVMLISVGLPAKPARPSGRLSLDQVTVANTF, translated from the coding sequence ATGAGTCAACAAGCTATCCAATCCGAAGTATTGAAAGTACTTGCTGAGCGTCACAGTGTAAAAGAATATCAAGCCGGCCACAAAATGCCTAAGGAGCACCTTGAGCAGCTTCTTACTTCTACTACCCAAGCTCCATCTTCCTGGAACCTGCAGCACTGGAAATTCGTCGTCATTGAAGACCAGGCTTACAAAGAAAAGCTTCTTCCTATCGCTTATGGACAAAAACAAATCGTAGAAAGCTCCGTTGTCATTGCTGTCCTTGGCGACCTCGAAGCGAATAAAAATTATGAGCTCGTTTTCGGTCCTTTGCTTGAAGCTGGTCACATGCCTAAAGAATTGTATGATAACCTGGCTGGTCAAGTCGAAGGCGCCTATAAATATCCTCAGGTTGCCCGTGACGAAGCGGTTCGCAATGCTTCCCTGGCTGCTATGCAGCTCATGATCGCTGCTAAAGCGCTTGGCTATGAAACTTGCCCAATGGGCGGATACGACGCTGCTCGTTTCGTTAAAGAATTTAACGTACCTGAGCGTTATGTACCTGTTATGCTCATCAGCGTAGGCCTGCCGGCGAAACCGGCAAGACCATCCGGACGCCTTTCTTTGGATCAAGTAACGGTAGCGAATACGTTCTAA
- a CDS encoding YjcZ family sporulation protein, whose amino-acid sequence MSAVGAYSSTGAILVLFILLVIISRSFLL is encoded by the coding sequence ATGTCTGCTGTAGGAGCTTACTCTTCGACTGGTGCGATCCTGGTGCTGTTCATTCTGTTAGTGATCATTTCCCGCTCTTTCCTACTTTAA